A window of the Chloroflexus sp. Y-396-1 genome harbors these coding sequences:
- a CDS encoding inorganic diphosphatase, with amino-acid sequence MQNLWHDLEPGPDVPNVIHVVVEIPKGSRNKYEFDKRIGAFRLDRVLYSAVQYPGDYGFMPQTYYDDGDPLDVLVMTNLPTFPGCIVEARPLGLFRMLDKGEPDDKVLAVLQYDPFFADYHNYTALPAHYLREVEHFFTVYKDLEGSRVEPVGWESADVARERIQYSIDRYWDMRAGRVLKRA; translated from the coding sequence ATGCAGAACTTGTGGCACGATCTGGAACCTGGACCAGACGTTCCGAATGTGATTCATGTCGTGGTCGAAATCCCTAAAGGGTCTCGCAACAAATATGAATTTGATAAGCGAATTGGCGCATTTCGACTCGACCGGGTGCTCTATTCTGCAGTACAGTATCCCGGTGACTACGGCTTTATGCCGCAAACGTACTACGATGATGGTGATCCACTCGATGTTTTGGTCATGACCAACCTGCCAACCTTTCCCGGTTGCATTGTCGAAGCACGACCGTTAGGGCTATTCCGCATGCTCGACAAGGGTGAACCTGATGACAAAGTGCTGGCAGTGTTGCAATACGATCCCTTTTTTGCCGATTATCACAACTACACTGCCCTACCAGCGCACTATCTGCGTGAAGTTGAGCACTTTTTCACCGTTTACAAAGACCTCGAAGGATCGCGGGTTGAACCGGTTGGCTGGGAGTCGGCAGATGTCGCTCGCGAGCGGATTCAGTACTCAATTGATCGCTACTGGGACATGCGCGCCGGTCGCGTGCTCAAACGTGCCTGA
- a CDS encoding NUDIX hydrolase codes for MTSRRSLSHRTAYSAGGVMYRIVATQIEVVLIATDRGERWGLPKGHVNRGETAEAAAVREIAEETGLEGVVERHLATIEYWFRSGASRIHKYVDLFLIRYERGEVRPQAGEVDDARWFPLDEALQRVSFEREREVLLLARQLLCGAAGYP; via the coding sequence ATGACGTCACGCCGTTCACTTTCGCATCGCACAGCGTATTCGGCTGGCGGTGTTATGTACCGAATCGTTGCCACGCAGATCGAAGTGGTGCTCATTGCAACCGACCGTGGTGAGCGTTGGGGGCTGCCCAAGGGGCATGTCAACCGTGGTGAAACGGCGGAAGCAGCGGCAGTGCGCGAAATTGCCGAAGAGACGGGGTTAGAAGGTGTGGTTGAGCGCCATCTAGCCACGATTGAATACTGGTTTCGCTCTGGCGCTAGTCGGATTCATAAGTATGTTGATCTGTTTCTGATTCGGTACGAACGGGGTGAGGTGCGACCTCAGGCTGGTGAAGTCGATGACGCACGCTGGTTTCCGCTTGATGAAGCGCTCCAGCGGGTTTCATTCGAGCGAGAGCGTGAGGTGTTGCTGTTAGCCAGGCAGTTGCTCTGTGGGGCTGCTGGTTATCCGTAA
- the ybeY gene encoding rRNA maturation RNase YbeY: MQYIIEVQVDEGISADTALIERAATTVLAAEQVPHGCEIGIRVTTDAELHRLNRDFRGVDAPTDVLSFADDGGASPFVTAPDQPRYLGDIAISYERVLAQAVEYGHSPARELAYLTVHGVLHLLGYDHERSPAEASRMREREEAVMAILGLPRT, encoded by the coding sequence ATGCAATATATCATTGAAGTTCAAGTTGATGAGGGCATTTCTGCTGATACAGCACTTATCGAACGCGCCGCAACTACTGTTCTGGCGGCTGAGCAGGTTCCTCACGGTTGCGAGATCGGTATTCGGGTAACGACCGATGCGGAACTACATCGGCTTAACCGCGATTTTCGAGGGGTTGATGCACCGACCGATGTGCTTTCGTTCGCCGATGATGGTGGCGCCAGTCCTTTTGTGACTGCACCTGATCAACCACGCTATCTCGGAGACATTGCGATTTCTTACGAGCGTGTCCTGGCACAGGCTGTTGAGTATGGTCATAGCCCGGCCCGTGAACTGGCCTATCTGACCGTTCACGGCGTACTTCATCTGCTCGGTTACGATCACGAACGCAGTCCTGCCGAAGCGTCACGTATGCGCGAGCGTGAAGAGGCCGTTATGGCAATTCTCGGCTTACCTCGTACATAG